In Methylococcus geothermalis, one genomic interval encodes:
- a CDS encoding sterol desaturase family protein, which produces MILNNLTWHLKFPGIDRLWPDVTVQDVLSAAILLTFACLMAFEIRRGRGVRGRSVVRRSYRTNLCLFLFNDLLMSALSVSSLLVLAERHAGGGLLAGVSNPWLRGLLGLLLLDLVLYLWHWASHRLPWLWLFHKVHHSDRSMNVTTGFRLHFVEVLLTVLVKAAFIVVTGVHAAQVLFGEALITLAVLFHHADISFRGERKLGRVLIVPSLHRVHHSALRGEHDRNYGALFSIWDRLFGTLMEARPAQIGLREVDALGFVESLKFGFTYAYAPAPRPLEPMIAEAAYFRAEKRGFVPGFEMFDWLAAEREIVERMAGGRNRHAGTVRQAS; this is translated from the coding sequence ATGATCCTGAACAATCTGACATGGCATCTGAAATTTCCCGGCATCGACCGTCTGTGGCCCGATGTGACGGTCCAGGACGTGTTGTCGGCGGCGATCCTGCTGACGTTCGCCTGCTTGATGGCGTTCGAGATCCGCCGCGGCCGGGGCGTGCGCGGCAGGTCCGTGGTACGAAGGTCGTACCGCACGAATCTATGCCTGTTCTTGTTCAACGACCTGCTGATGTCCGCGCTGTCCGTGTCCTCCCTGCTGGTTTTGGCGGAGCGCCACGCCGGCGGTGGACTCCTGGCCGGCGTGAGCAACCCGTGGCTTCGCGGTTTGCTGGGACTGCTCCTGCTCGATCTCGTGCTGTATTTGTGGCACTGGGCCAGCCATCGGCTGCCTTGGCTGTGGCTGTTTCACAAGGTGCACCATAGCGACCGCTCGATGAACGTGACCACCGGTTTCCGGTTGCATTTCGTGGAAGTCCTGCTGACGGTTCTGGTCAAGGCTGCCTTCATCGTCGTCACCGGCGTGCATGCTGCCCAGGTGTTGTTCGGCGAGGCGCTGATCACGCTGGCCGTGCTGTTCCATCATGCCGATATTTCGTTCCGCGGCGAGCGGAAACTTGGCCGAGTCCTCATCGTGCCCAGCCTGCACCGTGTGCATCACTCGGCGTTGCGCGGCGAGCACGATCGCAATTATGGCGCGCTGTTTTCCATCTGGGACCGGCTGTTCGGTACGCTGATGGAGGCCCGTCCGGCGCAGATCGGATTGCGCGAGGTGGATGCCCTGGGTTTTGTCGAATCGTTGAAATTCGGTTTCACCTACGCCTATGCGCCGGCTCCACGGCCCTTGGAGCCGATGATAGCTGAAGCCGCCTATTTCCGGGCTGAAAAGCGCGGGTTCGTCCCAGGTTTCGAGATGTTCGACTGGCTGGCCGCGGAGCGCGAAATCGTGGAACGGATGGCTGGTGGCCGCAATCGCCATGCCGGCACGGTACGGCAGGCGTCGTAA
- the bstA gene encoding sterol transporter cytoplasmic membrane protein BstA — translation MNIPQWAATVAERFARRPWWILAVAVAFSVLSLWAVSQLPVYTSRQALLPHDNAVAARFDGFLKKFGAASDLIVVLEGAPSDELKTFADELAAALAAEPEIAQATARVDLDFLLEHAYLAVPEDRLKALAGALDRLAGAPIPSDASQIDAALDRLRERLDEAPAAPDAGIDIPTAETGLKLLAVLLDEWRRWLAADEVPAALDWGRLLAGQGGSEVANEGYFVSRDGRMYFLFVHPASASEDFTTTGPFIEKVRAVAATQAAKTRAAGRAAPKVGLTGLPAIEYEEHVSIRHDIALVVGSSAGLIVLLILAVVRSWRWALVIFVPMGLGVLWSLGLVLVTVGHLTLITASFIAILFGLGADYGIFTSARIAEERHSGKPLAEAIGAGIGASFQAVFTAGGASVMIFGALATVDFPGFSELGLVAAKGVLLILVSTWMVQPALYALLPPRLQPLPVAASAREIKPGRWPYRGSIAATLVAGSLAAAVFGIVWGYELPFDYDVLSLLPKDSEAAHYQSRMVAESDYQAEVVIFTARDMAEARRIAADAAKLGSVAKVQSLADLFPPDADARARNARRVGELAAAGAYAAKAAGLAGIGLPDRTFGRVRAVLERAGDFIDQSQELAFSAGHSGLVAALEQVRERLDAVRAGIDADPVRARQRSERFFRVLLSAAARGGALLEDWRRARPLTPEQLPPALRDRFFAADGTVAVYAFPAKTVYDPANLDRLMQEIYAVSPEATGFPATHQVFSKSVVESFTHGTRAAVAVCLLWLALVLRSWRGFVLASMPLLIGGGWMLGLMALGGIRYNYANIIALPLVIALAVDYGVWFSQRWFELEDHSLRQLNRVAGRVIGLAAGTELAGLGAITLANYRGVSTLGVNITIGLLCCLSATLWVAPAIGQLLDSRRKP, via the coding sequence GTGAATATTCCTCAATGGGCCGCTACGGTGGCCGAACGTTTCGCCCGCCGGCCGTGGTGGATTCTGGCCGTTGCCGTCGCGTTCTCGGTTCTCTCTCTCTGGGCGGTTTCCCAACTGCCGGTCTACACGTCCCGTCAAGCGCTGCTGCCGCACGACAACGCGGTCGCCGCGCGTTTCGACGGTTTTCTGAAAAAATTCGGCGCCGCTTCCGATCTGATCGTCGTCTTGGAAGGGGCGCCGTCCGATGAGCTGAAGACATTCGCCGACGAACTGGCGGCGGCTCTCGCTGCCGAGCCCGAAATCGCCCAGGCGACGGCCCGGGTCGATCTGGATTTTCTGCTGGAGCACGCCTATCTGGCGGTACCCGAAGATCGGCTCAAAGCGCTGGCGGGCGCACTCGACAGGTTGGCGGGAGCGCCCATCCCCAGCGATGCCTCGCAGATCGATGCGGCTTTGGACCGGCTTCGCGAGCGCCTCGACGAGGCGCCCGCCGCGCCTGATGCGGGCATCGACATCCCCACCGCCGAGACCGGGCTGAAACTGCTGGCGGTGCTGCTCGACGAGTGGCGCCGCTGGCTCGCCGCGGATGAGGTGCCGGCGGCGCTCGACTGGGGACGGCTGCTGGCCGGCCAGGGCGGAAGCGAGGTCGCCAATGAAGGCTATTTCGTCTCGCGCGACGGGCGTATGTACTTCCTGTTCGTGCACCCGGCGAGCGCTTCGGAGGATTTCACCACCACCGGGCCGTTCATCGAAAAGGTGAGAGCCGTGGCGGCAACGCAGGCGGCGAAGACTCGGGCAGCCGGCCGGGCCGCGCCCAAGGTGGGGCTGACCGGGCTGCCGGCCATCGAGTACGAAGAGCACGTCAGCATCCGTCACGACATCGCTCTGGTCGTCGGCTCGTCGGCCGGCCTGATCGTCCTCCTGATCCTGGCGGTGGTGCGGAGCTGGCGCTGGGCGCTGGTCATCTTCGTTCCCATGGGGCTCGGGGTGCTGTGGAGCTTGGGCTTGGTGCTGGTGACCGTCGGCCATCTGACTCTCATCACCGCCAGTTTCATCGCCATCCTGTTCGGCCTCGGTGCGGATTACGGCATCTTCACGTCGGCACGCATCGCCGAGGAGCGGCATAGCGGCAAGCCGCTGGCCGAAGCGATCGGCGCGGGGATCGGCGCTTCGTTCCAAGCGGTATTCACCGCCGGCGGGGCCTCGGTGATGATTTTCGGCGCGTTGGCCACGGTGGACTTCCCTGGTTTCTCCGAGCTGGGGCTGGTGGCGGCCAAGGGCGTACTGCTGATTCTGGTCAGCACTTGGATGGTCCAGCCGGCGCTGTACGCTTTGCTGCCGCCCAGGTTGCAGCCCTTGCCGGTCGCGGCTTCGGCTCGGGAGATCAAGCCGGGCCGGTGGCCGTACCGGGGAAGCATTGCCGCCACCCTGGTCGCGGGATCGCTGGCCGCGGCGGTCTTTGGCATCGTCTGGGGCTACGAGCTGCCCTTCGATTACGACGTACTTTCGCTGTTGCCGAAAGATTCCGAGGCAGCGCATTACCAGAGCCGAATGGTCGCGGAAAGTGACTACCAGGCGGAGGTGGTCATCTTTACCGCCAGGGATATGGCCGAGGCCCGGCGTATCGCGGCGGACGCGGCCAAGCTGGGCAGCGTGGCGAAAGTGCAGTCTCTCGCGGACCTGTTTCCGCCGGACGCCGACGCGAGGGCTCGAAATGCCCGGCGCGTCGGCGAGCTTGCCGCCGCCGGCGCCTATGCGGCGAAGGCGGCCGGGCTTGCCGGCATCGGCCTGCCGGATCGAACCTTCGGTCGGGTGCGTGCGGTTCTGGAGCGGGCGGGCGACTTCATCGACCAGTCGCAGGAACTGGCTTTTTCCGCGGGCCATTCCGGATTGGTGGCGGCGCTGGAACAAGTACGGGAGCGGCTGGATGCGGTCCGGGCCGGCATCGACGCCGATCCCGTGCGGGCCAGGCAGCGCAGCGAACGGTTTTTCCGCGTGCTGCTTTCGGCTGCCGCGCGGGGCGGAGCGCTGCTGGAAGACTGGCGGAGGGCTCGTCCGCTGACTCCGGAGCAACTCCCGCCGGCCTTGCGGGACCGGTTTTTCGCTGCCGACGGCACGGTCGCGGTGTACGCGTTTCCCGCAAAAACTGTGTATGATCCCGCCAACCTCGATAGGCTGATGCAGGAGATTTATGCGGTATCGCCCGAAGCGACCGGTTTCCCGGCGACCCATCAGGTATTTTCCAAGTCCGTGGTGGAGAGCTTCACCCACGGAACCCGCGCGGCGGTAGCGGTCTGCCTGCTGTGGCTGGCGCTCGTCCTGCGCAGCTGGCGCGGTTTTGTGCTCGCATCCATGCCCTTGCTGATCGGCGGCGGCTGGATGTTGGGGCTGATGGCGCTGGGCGGTATCCGTTACAACTATGCCAATATCATCGCGCTGCCGCTGGTGATCGCCTTGGCGGTGGATTACGGGGTGTGGTTCAGCCAGCGCTGGTTCGAGCTGGAGGACCATTCACTGAGGCAGCTCAACCGGGTGGCCGGACGGGTGATCGGACTTGCCGCCGGCACCGAGCTGGCCGGTCTCGGGGCGATCACCCTGGCGAACTACCGCGGCGTGTCCACCCTGGGCGTCAACATCACCATCGGCCTGCTCTGCTGTCTGTCCGCGACGCTGTGGGTTGCGCCGGCCATCGGGCAGCTTCTCGATTCAAGAAGGAAACCATGA